From one Flavobacterium kingsejongi genomic stretch:
- a CDS encoding ABC transporter ATP-binding protein: MIQAKNIHKYYDKLHVLKGVDLHIQKGEIVSIVGASGAGKTTLLHILGTLDRADATNGSSLIINNEDTLKMSDKAISKFRNLHLGFIFQFHQLLPEFTALENVCIPAFIAGRGKAETEAEAKKLLDYLGLSHRINHKPGALSGGEQQRVAVARALINKPAIVFADEPSGNLDTHSAENLHQLFFKLRNEFGQTFVIVTHNEELANMADRKLVMSDGKIITKESVIPQL, translated from the coding sequence ATGATCCAAGCCAAAAACATACATAAATATTACGATAAGCTTCATGTCCTTAAAGGTGTGGACCTACACATCCAAAAAGGGGAAATCGTCTCTATTGTAGGCGCTTCCGGTGCCGGAAAAACCACCCTGCTCCATATTTTAGGAACGCTGGACCGTGCAGATGCTACAAACGGCTCTTCACTGATCATCAATAATGAGGATACCCTGAAAATGAGTGACAAAGCCATTTCCAAATTCAGGAACCTGCATCTGGGATTCATCTTCCAGTTCCACCAGCTGCTTCCCGAATTTACCGCTTTGGAAAATGTATGCATCCCCGCTTTTATCGCTGGAAGAGGAAAAGCTGAAACAGAAGCTGAAGCTAAAAAACTATTGGATTACTTGGGGCTTTCCCACCGTATCAACCACAAACCGGGCGCACTTTCCGGTGGTGAACAGCAACGTGTTGCCGTAGCCCGTGCACTGATCAATAAACCTGCTATTGTTTTTGCTGATGAGCCTTCCGGGAACTTAGATACCCATTCTGCCGAAAACCTGCACCAGTTGTTTTTTAAATTGCGTAATGAATTCGGGCAAACCTTTGTCATTGTCACCCACAATGAAGAGCTCGCCAATATGGCCGACCGCAAACTTGTTATGTCCGATGGTAAAATCATCACCAAAGAATCCGTTATTCCGCAGTTATAA